One window of the Salminus brasiliensis chromosome 1, fSalBra1.hap2, whole genome shotgun sequence genome contains the following:
- the taf1 gene encoding transcription initiation factor TFIID subunit 1 isoform X3, translating to MSDSDSDEDQDRPFHLTGFLFGNINEDGQLEDDSVLDTECKKHLAGLGSLGLGALITEITASEEDNSSQDRDQGGTDADGWVKSTDDAVDYSDISEVAEDETRKYRQAMGNLQPSQRTDDEDDYDADSEDIDAKLMPPPPPPSQPVTAKKEDLPTQGTNVNDEGDGIILPSIIAPSSAGEKVEFSSSSDSESESDRVPASSGAGSQSRVLTLPLAGIMQRDAAKALPGVTELFPVFRPGKVLRFLRLFGPGKNMPSVWRSARRKRKKKHKDPHLDTPTADGESHVLEGGAEKKSGWDYDYALPPPPEQCLSDDEISMMAPVESKSLQVTCEGDKVADLRPKVAEWRYGPAQLWYDMLGVPEDGAGFHYGLKLREDEPQEQDEKHTSTPTPAQAHTPPAEMVQEEEDAQQEELKEVDVTQLEDELFLMVTQLQWEDDIIWNGEDVKHKGTKTQRASLAGWLPSSMTRNANAYNAQQGLNRSNSQLVPPTPPPIPKTPSITGSKRDKHSHDHLVSHEDDIPWFSIFPIDNEELVYGRWEDNIIWDDQNMNRLLSPPVLTLNPNDENIILEIPDEKEERTSHSPSKENKKESALKKSRILLGKTGVIKEEPQQNMSQPEVKDPWNLSNDEFYYPKQQGLRGTFGGNIIQHSIPAVELRQPFFPTHMGPMKLRQFHRPSLKKYSFGALSQPGPHSVQPLLKHIKKKAKMREQERQASGGGDMFFMRTAQDLTGKDGDLILAEYSEEYPPLMLHVGMATKVKNYYKRKPGKDPGAPDCKYGETVYCHTSPFLGSLHPGQLLQAFENNLFRAPIYLHKMPEMDFLIIRTRQGYFIREVLDIFVVGQECPLSEVPGPNSKRANTHIRDFLQVFIYRLFWKSKDRPRRIRMEDIKKAFPSHSESSIRKRLKLCADFKRTGMDSNWWVLKPDFRLPTEEEIRAMVSPEQCCAYYSMLVAEQRLKDAGYGEKSFFAPEEENEEDFQMKIDDEVRTAPWNTTRAFIAAMKGKCLLEVTGVADPTGCGEGFSYVKVPNKPTQQKDEREPQPVKKTVTGTDADLRRLSLKNAKQLLRKFGVPEEEIKKLSRWEVIDVVRTMSTEQARSGEGPMSKFARGSRFSVAEHQERYKEECQRIFDLQNKVLESTEVLSTDTDSSSAEDSDFEEMGKNIENMLQNKKTSSQLSREREEEERKELQRMLLGEEGSDRDKSRKERRKAFSSAQSTSSHKDDDASSVTSLNSSATGRRLKIYRTFRDEDGKEYVRCETVRKPAVIDAYLRIRTTKDDEFIRKFALFDEQHREEMRKERRRIQEQLRRLKRNQEKDKFRCPPEKRPKKAKERPDLKLKCGACGAIGHMRTNKFCPLYYQTNAPPSNPVAMTEEQEEELEKTVIHNDNEELIKVEGTKIVLGKQLIESADEVRRKSLVLKFPKQQLPPKKKRRVGSTIHCDYLNRPHKSIHRRRTDPMVTLSSVLESIINDMRDQSNTYPFHTPVNGKVVKDYYKIITRPMDLQTLRENVRKRLYPSRDEFRESVELIVKNSATYNGAKHPLTQVAQAMLDLCDEKLKEKEERLVRLEKAINPLLDDDDQVAFSFILDNIVTQKMMAVPDSWPFHHPVNKKFVPDYYKVIANPMDLENLRKNISKHKYQNREVFLADVSLIHANSVKYNGSDSQYTRTALEIVNVCRQTLAEYDEHLTQLEKDISTAKEAALDAADLESLDPLTPGPYTPQGRGRGRMGEEESDVDIEGFEEDDDGKPKTPAPVYLGAEEGDLDDDDDEMLLPPRRRLDEDDEEYDEGSSRPAQPSVLYQDLLMSDGEDEGSEEEGDNPFSSIHLSESGSDSEREAGHQETARMGMEQEESMMSYEGEVPDEDTHMEDSNVSYGSYDEGDSQRQGRSSSPGGGEGEGLGLYGVSEEEEEEEEDEGEERRRGPSVLNQVQLSEDEDDSEEFRSIGGDSDMDSDT from the exons ATGTCGGACTCAGACAGTGATGAGGATCAGGATCGGCCATTCCATCTGACCGGCTTCCTGTTCGGAAACATCAATGAGGATGGGCAGCTGGAGGATGACAGCGTGCTGGACACG gagtGCAAGAAGCACCTGGCTGGTTTGGGTTCTCTGGGTTTGGGTGCTCTGATTACGGAGATTACAGCGAGTGAGGAGGACAATTCCAGTCAGGACCGAGACCAGGGTGGCACTGATGCAGacg gctgGGTGAAGAGCACTGACGATGCTGTGGATTATTCAGACATCAGTGAAGTTGCTGAAGATGAAACTCGCAAATACAGACAGGCCATGGGTAACTTGCAGCCTTCACAGAGAACAG atgatgaggatgattaTGATGCTGACTCTGAAGACATCGATGCTAAGCTCATGCCCCCACCACCGCCCCCGAGCCAGCCAGTCACTGCTAAAAAAGAAGACCTGCCCACCCAGGGCACCAATG TaaatgatgaaggtgatggtaTAATTCTTCCCTCCATCATCGCCCCCTCCTCTGCGGGTGAGAAGGTGGAGTTTAGCAGCTCGTCcgacagtgagagtgagagcgatAGGGTGCCAGCCAGCTCTGGTGCGGGGTCTCAGAGCAGAGTTCTAACATTACCACTCGCAGGCATCATGCAGAGAGACGCTGCTAAAGCGCTCCCAGGAGTCACAGAACTGTTCCCTGTATTCAGACCCGgcaag GTGTTGCGGTTTCTACGTCTTTTTGGACCGGGAAAGAATATGCCATCCGTCTGGCGCAGTGccaggaggaaaagaaagaaaaaacacaaagaccCTCATTTAGACACGCCGACCGCAGACGGTGAATCACACGTGCTAGAGGGCGGAGCTGAAAAGAAATCTGGGTGGGACTATGATTATGCCCTGCCTCCACCTCCAGAGCAATGTTTGTCAGATGATGAG ATCAGCATGATGGCCCCGGTGGAGAGTAAGTCTTTGCAGGTAACCTGTGAGGGCGATAAGGTCGCGGACCTGCGTCCAAAAGTGGCTGAGTGGCGTTATGGCCCAGCTCAGCTCTGGTATGACATGCTGGGCGTTCCAGAGGACGGAGCGGGATTTCACTATGGATTAAAGCTTCGAGAGGACGAGCCACAAGAGCAGGACgaaaaacacaccagcacaccCACTCCGGCACAGGCACACACTCCTCCGGCAGAGATGGTGCAAGAAGAGGAGGACGCTCAACAGGAGGAG CTGAAGGAGGTTGATGTAACCCAGCTGGAGGACGAGCTGTTCCTGATGGTCACTCAGCTGCAGTGGGAGGACGACATAATCTGGAACGGAGAGGATGTAAAACATAAGGGCACGAAAACCCAGAGAGCCAGTCTGGCAGGATGGCTTCCCTCCAGCATGACCCGCAACGCTAATGCTTATAATGCCCAGCAGG gcCTGAACCGCAGTAATTCCCAGCTGGTGCCCCCAACTCCACCTCCTATTCCTAAAACGCCTTCTATAACTGGATCTAAGCGAGATAAACACAGTCATGACCACCTGG tttCTCACGAGGATGACATTCCATGGTTTTCAATTTTCCCGATTGATAACGAGGAGCTGGTGTATGGACGTTGGGAGGATAACATCATCTGGGATGATCAGAACATGAACCGCCTGCTGTCTCCTCCTGTGCTGACCCTCAACCCCAATGACGAGAACATCATACTGG AGATACCTGatgaaaaggaagagagaacgTCTCACTCTCCAtcgaaagaaaacaaaaaggaatcTGCTCTGAAGAAGAGCCGAATTCTGCTGGGAAAAACTGGAGTAATTAAAGAGGAACCTCAGCAG AACATGTCTCAGCCAGAGGTGAAAGACCCATGGAATCTGTCCAATGATGAGTTCTACTACCCTAAACAGCAAGGGCTTAGGGGCACCTTTGGGGGTAACATCATCCAG CACTCTATCCCTGCAGTGGAGTTGAGGCAGCCATTCTTTCCTACCCACATGGGTCCAATGAAGCTGCGGCAGTTCCACCGGCCCTCACTGAAAAAATACTCGTTTGGAGCTTTATCACAACCGGGGCCGCATTCAGTACAGCCTCTGCTTAAACACATCAAGAAGAAGGCCAAG ATGCGAGAGCAGGAGCGGCAGGCCTCCGGTGGGGGTGATATGTTTTTCATGCGCACAGCTCAGGATCTAACGGGTAAAGATGGAGATTTGATCCTGGCCGAATACAGCGAAGAATATCCTCCGCTAATGCTACATGTTGGCATGGCAACCAAGGTCAAGAACTACTACAAAAGA AAGCCAGGTAAAGATCCAGGTGCTCCGGACTGTAAATATGGAGAGACTGTGTACTGCCATACCTCACCTTTCCTTGGCTCGCTCCACCCTGGACAACTACTGCAG GCATTTGAAAATAACTTGTTCCGAGCTCCGATCTACCTACACAAGATGCCAGAGATGGACTTCCTGATCATCCGCACCAGGCAGGGCTACTTTATCCGAGAGGTTTTGGATATATTTGTGGTCGGACAAGAGTGCCCGTTGTCTGAAGTGCCAGGTCCCAACTCTAAGCGCGCTAATACGCACATCCGAGACTTTCTACAG GTGTTTATATACAGATTGTTTTGGAAGAGTAAGGATCGTCCAAGGCGTATCCGGATGGAGGATATTAAAAAGGCCTTTCCCTCTCACTCAGAAAGCAGCATCCGAAAACGCCTCAAACTCTGTGCAGACTTCAAACGTACAG GAATGGACTCTAACTGGTGGGTTTTAAAGCCTGATTTTAGGCTTCCTACAGAAGAGGAGATTAGAGCTATGGTTTCTCCAGAGCAGTGCTGCGCTTATTACAGCATGCTGGTGGCAGAACAACGGCTGAAG GATGCCGGTTACGGTGAGAAATCATTCTTTGCaccagaggaggaaaatgaggaAGATTTCCAAATGAAGATTGATGATGAG GTGCGCACAGCTCCGTGGAACACTACCCGTGCGTTCATTGCAGCGATGAAGGGGAAATGTCTGCTGGAGGTCACGGGGGTTGCGGACCCCACCGGCTGTGGAGAGGGCTTCAGTTATGTTAAAGTACCAAATAAACCCACTCAGCAAAAG GATGAGCGTGAGCCACAGCCCGTGAAGAAGACGGTAACGGGGACAGACGCTGATCTGAGACGACTGTCACTCAAGAACGCCAAACAGCTTCTGCGCAAGTTCGGCGTGCCGGAGGAAGAG attAAGAAGCTCTCTCGTTGGGAGGTGATAGACGTAGTGCGGACGATGTCCACTGAGCAGGCTCGCTCGGGTGAAGGTCCAATGAGTAAATTTGCCCGTGGCTCGCGGTTCTCTGTCGCAGAACATCAAGAGAGATACAAGGAGGAATGCCAGAGGATATTCGATCTGCAAAACAA ggTACTTGAGTCCACAGAGGTGCTGTCAACAGACACAGACAGCAGTTCTGCGGAGGACAGTGATTTTGAGGAGATGGGGAAGAACATTGAGAACATGCTGCAGAACAAAAAGACGAGTTCTCAGCTGAGCcgggagagagaagaggaggagcgAAAGGAGCTTCAGCGTATGCTGCTGGGGGAGGAGGGTTCAGACCGTGACAAGAGTCGCAAGGAGAGGCGAAAAGCATTct CGAGTGCTCAGTCCACTAGCTCTCACAAAGATGATGATGCTTCATCGGTTACGAGTCTGAACTCGTCAGCGACAGGGCGGAGGCTGAAGATCTACAGGACATTCCGGGACGAGGACGGTAAAGAATACGTCCGATGTGAGACGGTCCGCAAGCCGGCAGTCATCGATGCATACTTGCGCATACGCACCACCAAGGATGATGAATTcat tcGAAAGTTTGCTCTGTTTGATGAGCAGCACAGGGAGGAGATGAGGAAAGAGCGCAGAAGGATTCAGGAGCAGCTCCGTAGACTCAAGCGCAACCAGGAGAAGGACAAGTTCCGCTGTCCACCGGAAAAACGTCCCAAAAAGGCTAAAGAGAGGCCCGATCTGAAG ctGAAGTGTGGAGCATGTGGTGCAATTGGTCACATGAGGACGAATAAGTTCTGCCCACTGTACTATCAGACCAATGCCCCACCCTCTAACCCCGTTGCCATGacagaggagcaggaggaggaactGGAGAAGACAGTCATTCATAATGATAACGAGGAGCTCATTAAAGTGGAGGGAACCAAGATTGTCCTGGGAAAACAGCTAATagagag TGCGGATGAAGTGAGGAGGAAGTCTCTGGTCCTGAAATTCCCCAAACAGCAGCTTCCACCAAAAAAGAAGAGGCGTGTTGGCAGCACCATACACTGCGACTACCTTAAT CGACCTCATAAGTCAATCCACCGACGAAGAACTGACCCGATGGTTACTCTGTCCTCTGTACTGGAGAGCATAATTAACGACATGAGAGATCAGTCCAAT ACATATCCGTTCCACACCCCCGTGAACGGTAAGGTGGTGAAGGATTATTATAAAATCATCACTCGGCCGATGGATCTACAGACGCTGCGGGAGAATGTCCGAAAACGTCTTTATCCTTCCCGAGATGAGTTCAGAGAGAGTGTGGAGCTAATCGTTAAAAACAGCGCTACTTACAATG gagcCAAGCATCCTCTGACACAGGTGGCTCAGGCCATGCTGGACTTGTGTGATGAAAAATTGAAAGAG aaagaGGAACGACTGGTGCGCTTGGAGAAGGCCATTAATCCACTTCTGGACGATGATGACCAGGTGGCATTCTCCTTCATCCTTGACAACATTGTCACTCAGAAAATGATGGCTGTACCTGAC tCATGGCCTTTCCATCATCCTGTAAATAAAAAGTTTGTTCCTGATTATTACAAAGTCATCGCCAACCCCATGGACCTGGAGAACCTGCGCAAG AACATCAGTAAGCACAAGTATCAGAACCGTGAGGTGTTTCTGGCGGATGTCAGTCTGATCCACGCCAACAGCGTAAAGTACAATG GTTCTGACAGTCAATACACAAGAACTGCTCTGGAGATTGTGAATGTCTGCAGGCAGACATTAGCAGAG tatGACGAGCATTTGACTCAGTTAGAGAAGGACATCTCTACAGCTAAAGAAGCTGCTCTGGATGCTGCTGACCTTGAGAGTTTAGACCCTCTGACCCCTGGACCATACACACCTCAg GGCCGTGGGCGTGGCCGAATGGGAGAGGAGGAGTCAGATGTTGACATTGAAGGATTTGAAGAGGACGATGATGGCAAACCCAAAACTCCTGCTCCGGTATATTTGGGG GCTGAGGAAGGTGACCTGGACGACGATGATgacgagatgctactgccccccCGGAGGAGGctggatgaggatgatgaggagtATGACGAAGGCTCCAGCAGACCAGCACAGCCCAGCGTTTTATATCAGGATCTGCTGATGTCAGATGGGGAAGATGAGGGCAGTGAAGAGGAGGGAGACAACCCATtttcct CAATCCATCTATCAGAGAGCGGGAGTGACAGTGAGCGGGAAGCTGGGCATCAGGAGACGGCCCGCATGGGGATGGAACAGGAAGAGAGCATGATGTCCTACGAGGGGGAGGTACCAGATGAGGATACACACATGGAGGACAGCAACGTCAG tTATGGCAGTTATGATGAAGGGGACAGTCAGCGACAGGGGCGAAGCTCAAGCCCAGgtggaggggagggagaggggttgGGGTTGTATGGAGtgagtgaggaagaggaggaggaagaggaagatgaaggaGAAGAGCGAAGAAGGGGCCCAAGTGTACTAAATCAGGTACAGCTCAGCGAGGATGAAGACGACAGTGAAGAATTCAGGTCCATTGGAGGAGACAGTGATATGGACTCCGatacttaa